The following are encoded together in the Drosophila takahashii strain IR98-3 E-12201 chromosome X, DtakHiC1v2, whole genome shotgun sequence genome:
- the LOC108056408 gene encoding histidine-rich glycoprotein: MDNRSLLLRLSIVVALVLLFVCVPETEAGSHQKKKKIVIHVPIHKKIEKHIHTVVKHVHHHHKPLVLKEEKKVIHEDHRPIQIHQTKEHIHHHEKHDHHDHHDHHDHHEHHHPLPPSVAPPALPELEEEEEHIHHHHNYEHRGGLRDDFIGGDGSSSEER; encoded by the exons ATGGATAACCGCAGTTTG ctgCTGAGGCTCTCGATTGTGGTGGCGCTGGTCTTGCTGTTCGTCTGCGTCCCGGAAACGGAAGCGGG GAGCCaccagaaaaagaagaaaatcgtGATCCACGTGCCCATTCACAAGAAGATCGAGAAGCACATACACACGGTTGTGAAGCAcgtccaccaccaccacaaaCCGCTCGTTCTGAAGGAGGAGAAGAAGGTGATCCACGAGGACCATCGACCCATCCAGATCCACCAGACCAAGGAGCACATTCACCACCACGAGAAGCACGACCACCACGACCATCACGACCATCATGACCATCAcgagcaccaccacccacttccGCCGTCGGTGGCGCCACCTGCTCTGCCGGAactcgaggaggaggaggagcacatccaccaccaccacaactACGAGCACAGGGGCGGACTGCGGGACGACTTCATCGGCGGCGATGGGAGCAGCAGCGAGGAGCGCTGA
- the Vinc gene encoding vinculin has translation MPVFHTKTIESILDPVAQQVSRLVILHEEAEDGNAMPDLSRPVQVVSLAVANLVKVGRETINSSDDKILRQDMPSALHRVEGASQLLEEASDMLRSDPYSGPARKKLIEGSRGILQGTSSLLLCFDESEVRKIIQECKRVLDYLAVAEVINTMEQLVQFLKDLSPCLSKVHREVGGREKELTHQVHSEILVRCLEQVKTLAPILICSMKVYIHIVEQQGRGAEEAAENRNYLAARMSDELQEIIRVLQLTTYDEDTSELDNLTVLKKLSNAISNKMELANEWLSNPYALRGGVGEKALRQVIDNAAEISERCLPQDSYPIRKLADEVTAMANTLCELRQEGKGQSPQAESLARGIRDRLGELQSLVHQAVLGVDKAGVQQTAHTIQGRLEQAVKWLQHPEINDGGLGERAINLIVEEGRKVAEGCPGHQKAEIQQLCDEVERLKRQAAGSGPAAKVAAKQLTQKLYELKAAIQNALVNRIVQDFMDVSTPLKQFTEAVLQPEGTPGREQNFNQKSNNLQAFSDRASKTSRMVAAGGACGNKKIAEILLSSAAQVDSLTPQLISAGRIRMNYPGSKAADEHLQNLKQQYADTVLRMRTLCDQATDPADFIKTSEEHMQVYAKLCEDAIHARQPQKMVDNTSNIARLINRVLLVAKQEADNSEDPVFTERLNAAANRLERSLPAMVGDAKLVATNIADPAAAAAWKNSFQRLLGDVREVREAIAPPQPPPLPTSLPPPIPELSALHLSNQNAERAPPRPPLPREGLAPVRPPPPETDDEDEGVFRTMPHANQPILIAARGLHQEVRQWSSKDNEIIAAAKRMAILMARLSELVLSDSRGSKRELIATAKKIAEASEDVTRLAKELARQCTDRRIRTNLLQVCERIPTIGTQLKILSTVKATMLGAQGSDEDREATEMLVGNAQNLMQSVKETVRAAEGASIKIRSDQTSNRLQWVRRQPWYQY, from the exons atgcCCGTCTTCCACACAAAAACCATCGAGAGCATTCTAGATCCTGTCGCCCAGCAG GTATCTCGTCTGGTCATCCTGCACGAGGAGGCCGAGGACGGCAACGCGATGCCGGACCTCAGCAGGCCGGTGCAGGTGGTCTCGCTGGCGGTGGCCAACCTGGTGAAGGTGGGCCGCGAGACGATCAACAGCTCCGACGACAAGATCCTGCGCCAGGACATGCCCTCGGCATTGCACCGCGTGGAGGGTGCCTCGCAGCTGCTGGAGGAGGCGTCCGATATGCTCCGCTCCGATCCCTACTCCGGACCGGCGCGCAAGAAGCTAATCGAGGGTAGCCGCGGCATCCTGCAGGGCACCTCCTCGCTGCTGCTCTGCTTCGACGAGAGCGAGGTGCGCAAGATCATCCAGGAGTGCAAGCGGGTGCTCGACTACCTGGCCGTCGCCGAGGTGATCAACACGATGGAGCAGCTGGTGCAGTTCCTCAAGGACCTCTCGCCGTGCCTCAGCAAGGTGCACCGCGAGGTGGGCGGTCGCGAGAAGGAGCTGACCCACCAGGTGCACAGCGAGATCCTCGTCCGCTGCCTGGAGCAGGTCAAGACCCTCGCGCCCATACTCATCTGCAGCATGAAGGTCTACATCCACATCGTGGAGCAGCAGGGCCGCGGAGCCGAGGAGGCGGCCGAGAACAGGAACTATTTGGCCGCCAGGATGAGCGACGAGCTGCAGGAGATCATCCGCGTGCTGCAGCTGACCACCTACGACGAGGACACCAGCGAGCTGGACAACCTCACAGTGCTGAAAAAGCTCTCGAACGCCATCTCCAACAAGATGGAGCTGGCGAACGAGTGGCTCTCGAATCCCTACGCCCTGCGCGGCGGCGTCGGCGAGAAGGCGCTGCGCCAGGTGATCGACAACGCCGCCGAGATCTCGGAGCGCTGCCTGCCCCAGGACTCGTACCCCATCCGCAAGCTGGCCGACGAGGTGACGGCCATGGCGAACACTTTGTGTGAACTCCGGCAGGAGGGCAAGGGTCAGAGTCCCCAGGCGGAGTCACTGGCCCGCGGCATTCGCGATCGCCTGGGCGAACTGCAGTCCCTCGTCCACCAGGCGGTGCTCGGAGTGGACAAGGCCGGCGTCCAGCAGACTGCCCACACCATCCAGGGTCGCCTGGAGCAGGCTGTCAAGTGGCTGCAGCACCCGGAGATCAACGACGGCGGCCTCGGCGAGCGGGCCATCAACCTGATCGTCGAGGAGGGCCGCAAGGTGGCCGAGGGCTGCCCGGGCCACCAGAAGGCCGAGATCCAGCAGCTGTGCGACGAGGTGGAGCGCCTCAAGCGCCAGGCGGCCGGCTCGGGGCCAGCGGCCAAGGTGGCCGCCAAGCAGCTCACCCAGAAGCTCTACGAGCTGAAGGCGGCCATCCAGAATGCGCTGGTCAACCGCATCGTGCAGGACTTCATGGACGTGAGCACGCCGTTGAAGCAATTCACCGAGGCGGTGCTCCAGCCGGAGGGAACGCCCGGCCGCGAGCAGAACTTCAACCAGAAGTCCAACAACCTGCAGGCCTTCAGCGATCGCGCCTCGAAGACCTCGCGAATGGTGGCCGCTGGAGGAGCCTGCGGCAACAAGAAGATCGCCGAGATCCTGCTCTCCTCCGCCGCCCAGGTGGACTCGCTGACCCCGCAGCTCATCAGCGCCGGCCGCATCCGGATGAACTACCCGGGCAGCAAGGCCGCCGACGAGCATCTGCAGAACCTCAAGCAGCAGTACGCCGACACGGTGCTGCGCATGCGCACGCTCTGCGACCAGGCCACCGATCCGGCGGACTTCATCAAGACCTCCGAGGAGCACATGCAGGTGTATGCCAAGCTCTGCGAGGACGCCATCCACGCAAGGCAGCCGCAGAAGATGGTGGACAACACCTCGAACATAGCGCGTCTGATCAATCGGGTGCTTTTGGTGGCCAAGCAGGAGGCGGATAACTCAGAGGATCCGGTGTTCACGGAGCGCCTAAATGCGGCCGCCAATCGGCTGGAGCGATCGCTGCCCGCCATGGTGGGCGATGCCAAGCTGGTGGCCACCAATATAGCGGatccggcggcggcggccgcCTGGAAGAACTCCTTCCAGCGGCTGCTGGGCGATGTACGCGAGGTGAGGGAGGCCATAGCGCCGCcgcagccgccgccgctgcccacCTCCCTGCCGCCGCCCATTCCGGAGCTGAGCGCCCTGCATCTGTCCAACCAGAATG CTGAGCGCGCTCCACCGCGCCCACCGCTGCCCAGGGAGGGACTGGCGCCAGTGCGTCCGCCGCCCCCGGAAACGGATGACGAGGACGAGGGCGTCTTCCGCACGATGCCGCATGCCAATCAGCCCATCCTG ATCGCCGCCCGTGGCCTCCACCAGGAGGTGCGCCAGTGGTCGTCCAAGGACAACGAGATCATCGCCGCCGCCAAGCGCATGGCCATCCTGATGGCCCGACTCAGCGAGCTGGTGCTCTCCGATTCGCGGGGCAGCAAGCGGGAGCTGATCGCCACCGCCAAGAAGATCGCCGAGGCCTCCGAGGACGTGACCCGGCTGGCCAAGGAGCTGGCCCGCCAGTGCACCGATCGCAGGATCCGCACCAATCTGCTGCAGGTCTGCGAGCGCATCCCCACCATCGGCACCCAGCTCAAGATCCTCTCCACGGTCAAGGCCACCATGCTGGGCGCCCAGGGATCCGACGAGGATCGCGAGGCCACCGAGATGCTGGTGGGCAATGCCCAGAACCTCATGCAGAGC GTGAAGGAGACAGTTCGTGCCGCCGAGGGAGCCAGCATCAAGATCCGATCGGATCAGACCAGCAATCGGCTGCAGTGGGTGCGCCGGCAGCCGTGGTACCAGTACTAG